From a single Nitrospiraceae bacterium genomic region:
- a CDS encoding cupin domain-containing protein produces the protein MMTVDQQSVAKDWLSRGFSCDLWVDPPGQVWEDYRHATDELVMPVAGRLEFEFGGRCLWPAPGEEILIPAGVSHTVRNIGGTTAQWLYGYKRVHTG, from the coding sequence ATGATGACGGTCGATCAGCAGTCGGTGGCGAAGGACTGGCTGTCACGCGGCTTCAGTTGTGATCTTTGGGTTGATCCGCCCGGGCAAGTATGGGAGGATTACCGCCACGCCACGGATGAATTGGTCATGCCGGTCGCAGGGCGGCTGGAATTCGAGTTCGGGGGGCGCTGCCTCTGGCCTGCGCCGGGGGAAGAGATTCTCATTCCGGCCGGTGTGTCGCATACGGTGAGAAACATCGGTGGGACCACTGCTCAATGGCTCTACGGGTACAAGCGGGTTCATACAGGCTGA